Proteins from a genomic interval of Colletotrichum higginsianum IMI 349063 chromosome 6, whole genome shotgun sequence:
- a CDS encoding C6 transcription factor — protein sequence MPARPKTRSSKSGTTTPTSRGKPAGKAGASAKKVPRSRTFTGCRTCRGRHLKCDEVRPVCSSCRRLNLVCEGYDARLLWVPDPLCSTEQRQSHRGTSYRYPLFTEKERSSMSVDIVDSMGDRAAADIIFDIDERDVVAGDAPHLAGPFGVFRAFEDSTAPGSPPSDPSPSGSSPNTSPIRTLPDEEVGDTGEDVEDVEEVTLEPWSVDDNSLAMGPYFPPGSFYDFNTDSILNSTNQPWTHGEGTGDLTQMMAVDGSALDFLFTPTSPRTPDMAHAGHEPAAEGSTPEEQDSAHGFTSTLTFEQGLPAQRKSPTPFTNHMPGVEPCLPAHAASLLRYYKSMEESSSSVKGVRISPWQLWLLPCALETFAELSLWNTTSHTRHSILCTLLAKSAFHLHQSLSKEGKKEASPWFDIGRSYQKSAQSHLKLALQGESGEPGQAKYNEMLIAILATAMVSVMYNGSRAVKIFLLDAERLIRLRGLAMPKSFHVRVLHHVYTHLRVIAESTDIAIDTPKTQAEAATEMAVSLRKFRIAEDSLGADLDLSREKPAEVGYSDIHLDISGHWPATMYPDIYGVPESLMTLLSQTISFANEKVKLEAIAMYDSRVSLALPRHIKKLEQNIWSWSLESRDVESGPSRPRGLVTKDTRLVDHPAVRSLTLAMHQALIIYFYRRVHNLSAMVVQDSVRKTLDFIQPCLGETADDHDFATSIGWAGFVAACEAMGPDLQERGRKVLEAIDNKGVIFGTDKPSTLAQSVWDRRRETGDWTLSWPDLMPTVAR from the exons ATGCCTGCCCGTCCAAAAACCAGGTCATCCAAATCCGGGACAACAACCCCGACCTCCAGAGGAAAGCCGGCAGGCAAAGCCGGCGCCAGCGCGAAGAAGGTCCCGCGCTCCAGGACCTTCACGGGTTGCCGCACCTGCCGAGGCCGCCACCTGAAATGCGACGAGGTCCGCCCCGTATGCTCGTCCTGCCGGCGCCTCAACCTCGTCTGCGAGGGCTACGACGCCCGGCTCCTGTGGGTTCCGGACCCCCTGTGCTCGACCGAGCAGAGGCAGAGCCATCGCGGCACTTCGTACCGGTATCCGCTTTTcaccgagaaggagagaagcTCCATGAGCGTCGACATTGTGGATAGCATGGGGGACCGGGCCGCGGCCGACATCAtcttcgacatcgacgagAGAGACGTCGTTGCTGGTGATGCTCCTCATCTCGCCGGTCCGTTCGGTGTGTTCAGGGCGTTCGAGGATTCCACAGCTCCAGGGTCTCCGCCATCAGATCCCTCCCCTTCGGGTAGTTCGCCCAACACCTCGCCCATCAGGACCTTGCCCGACGAAGAGGTTGGTGATActggcgaggacgtcgaagACGTCGAAGAAGTGACGTTAGAACCTTGgtccgtcgacgacaactcGCTGGCAATGGGGCCGTACTTTCCCCCAGGCTCTTTCTATGATTTCAATACAGATAGCATCCTCAACAGCACCAACCAGCCATGGACACACGGCGAGGGCACAGGCGATCTTACACAGATGATGGCCGTGGACGGCTCTGCTCTTGACTTTCTCTTCACCCCTACGTCGCCGCGCACACCAGACATGGCACATGCCGGACATGAACCAGCCGCCGAGGGCAGCACTCCGGAAGAACAAGACAGCGCACATGGATTCACAAGTACTCTCACATTTGAGCAGGGCCTGCCCGCTCAACGAAAGTCTCCTACCCCTTTCACTAACCATATGCCGGGTGTCGAGCCATGTCTGCCGGCACATGCGGCCTCCCTCTTGCGGTACTACAAGTCGATGGaggagtcgtcgtcgtccgtcaAGGGCGTGAGGATATCGCCCTGGCAGCTCTGGCTTCTCCCCTGCGCCCTCGAGACTTTTGCCGAGCTGTCTCTGTGGAACACCACCTCCCACACTCGGCACAGCATTCTATGCACGCTGCTGGCGAAGAGCGCCTTTCACCTGCACCAATCGCTCAGCAAAGAAGGTAAAAAGGAGGCATCGCCATGGTTCGACATTGGGAGGAGCTACCAGAAAAGCGCCCAGTCTCACCTCAAGCTAGCGCTTCAAGGCGAGTCGGGCGAGCCAGGCCAGGCAAAGTACAACGAGATGCTCATCGCCATACTCGCCACGGCCATGGTATCG GTGATGTACAACGGCTCCCGCGCGGTCAAgatcttcctcctcgacgccgaacGGCTCATCCGACTTCGTGGTCTCGCCATGCCGAAATCCTTCCACGTCCGCGTGCTGCACCACGTGTACACGCACTTGCGCGTGATAGCAGAGAGCAccgacatcgccatcgacaccCCAAAGACCCAGGCCGAAGCGGCGACCGAGATGGCGGTGTCGCTTCGCAAGTtccgcatcgccgaggactCCCTCGGTGCGGACCTCGATCTCTCGCGGGAGaagccggccgaggtcggcTACTCCGACATCCACCTGGACATCTCCGGCCACTGGCCGGCCACGATGTACCCGGACATCTACGGCGTCCCGGAGTCCCTGATGACGCTGCTCTCCCAAACCATCAGCTTCGCCAACGAAAAGGtcaagctcgaggccatcgccatgtACGACTCCCGGGTGTCCCTGGCGCTGCCTCGCCACATCAAGAAGCTGGAGCAGAACATCTGGTCCTGGTCGCTGGAGTCGAGGGACGTCGAAAGCGGGCCGAGCAGGCCGCGGGGGCTGGTCACCAAGGACACGCGGCTCGTCGACCACCCCGCCGTCAGGTCGCTGACGCTCGCCATGCACCAGGCCCTCATCATCTACTTCTACCGGCGCGTCCACAACCTGAGCGCCATGGTCGTGCAGGACTCGGTGCGCAAGACGCTCGACTTCATCCAGCCGTGCCTCGGCGAGACGGCGGACGACCACGACTTCGCGACGAGCATCGGGTGGGCGGGCTTCGTCGCCGCGTGCGAGGCCATGGGCCCCGACCTGCAGGAGAGGGGGCGCAAGGTTCTCGAAGCGATCGACAACAAGGGCGTCATCTTTGGGACCGACAAGCCCAGCACGCTGGCTCAGAGTGTGTGGGATAGGAGGAGGGAGACCGGGGACTGGACCCTGAGCTGGCCAGATCTGATGCCCACCGTGGCGAGATAA
- a CDS encoding Dihydrodipicolinate synthase, giving the protein MAPSELKGVLVALITPFTPDQKSIDTAALDAHIQRLIAAGVHGLVPGGSTGEFTTLSPEERKLLVEQTVKSAAGRVPVVAGIGDLSTARAVEHAVHAASVGASALMVVPPFYDAPNLTQLRELLGEIHDESGLPIVYYNIPSASGVSLSPAEIAGLSEVGVTHLKDTSGNAPALTELLFSAASTSRVTTFNGWDTLTFYGLAAGAKGSVWGATNIIPELSAELWTAVAEEGDLRKGRELWTKIFPICKFLESHNYASAVKTGMELRGWETGGLRKPFGLLEGEPRKEFARLLKDAGVDVVA; this is encoded by the coding sequence ATGGCGCCCAGCGAGCTCAAGGGCGTGCTCGTCGCCCTCATCACCCCTTTCACTCCCGACCAGAAGTCCATCGACACTGCCGCTCTCGACGCCCACATTCAGCGCCTCATAGCAGCGGGCGTCCACGGCCTCGTAcccggcggcagcaccggCGAGTTCACAACCCTCAGCCCGGAAGAGCgcaagctcctcgtcgagcagacCGTAAAGTCTGCCGCGGGCCGCGTGCCTGTTGTCGCGGGCATCGGGGACCTCTCCACCGCCCGCGCCGTGGAACACGCCGTCCACGCCGCCTCTGTCGGGGCCAGCGCCCTGATGGTCGTGCCCCCGTTCTACGACGCCCCCAACCTGACCCAGCTCCGCGAGCTGCTCGGGGAGATCCACGACGAGTCCGGGCTGCCCATCGTGTACTACAACATCCCCTCCGCGAGCGGCGTCAGCCTCTCCCCCGCGGAGATCGCGGGGCTGTCCGAGGTGGGCGTGACGCATCTGAAGGACACGTCAGGCAACGCGCCCGCGCTGACGGAGCTGCTCTTCAGCGCGGCGAGCACGTCGCGCGTCACAACCTTCAACGGCTGGGACACCCTGACGTTCTacggcctggccgccggGGCCAAGGGCTCCGTGTGGGGGGCGACCAACATCATCCCGGAGCTGTCCGCGGAGCTGTGGACCgcggtggccgaggagggggatTTGCGAAAGGGCAGGGAGCTGTGGACCAAGATCTTCCCCATCTGCAAGTTTCTTGAGTCTCACAACtacgcctcggccgtcaagACGGGAATGGAGCTGCGGGGGTGGGAGACCGGGGGCCTGCGCAAGCCCTTTGGGCTGCTGGAGGGCGAGCCGCGGAAGGAGTTTGCGAGACTGTTGAAGGATGCGGGAGTTGATGTCGTGGCATAA
- a CDS encoding 2-hydroxy-acid oxidase has product MANRGATWDTKVHTIRDLMELGSKKLPKMYRDYYNEGAMDLVSLRDNEEAYNRYKIMPRILVNVDNIDMSTTIFGTKVSFPLGFSPAAMHRMAHPDGELATSRAAAKLNICMALSSYATESMENVAAQGAGNPYVMQLCVLRDRETTLQILRRAEASGYKAIFLSVDTPLLGRRLNEYRNNFCLPDGVGWPNLLSDGKSELSGETNDGHLTSRHDFDPSLDWDSAIPWLKKHTKLQLWLKGVYTPDDVALAIRHGLDGVIISNHGGRQLDGVPATLDVLRLCAPVAAGKIPIAVDGGIRRGTDIFKALALGASHCFVGRIPIWGLAYNGQEGVELALKILQYEFKVTMALAGGHVAYLNGNGVLAKL; this is encoded by the exons ATGGCAAACCGCGGCGCAACATGGGACACCAAGGTCCATACCATCCGCGACTTGATGGAACTGGGGAGCAAGAAGCTTCCGAAAATGTACAGAGACTACTACAACGAAGGCGCCATGGATCTTGTGTC ACTACGCGACAACGAGGAAGCTTACAACCGGTATAAGATCATGCCGCGGATTCTTGTGAACGTGGATAACATTGACATGTCAACCACAATTTTCGGGACCAAG GTGTCCTTTCCCCTTGGGTTTAGCCCTGCGGCAATGCACCGGATGGCGCATcccgacggcgagctggcaACATCCCGTGCAGCTGCGAAGCTGAACATTTGCATGGCGTTATCATCCTACGCGACGGAGTCCATGGAGAACGTAGCAGCGCAAGGAGCCGGCAACCCGTACGTGATGCAGTTATGCGTGCTCAGGGATCGCGAGACAACGTTACAGATTCTACGAAGAGCAGAGG CATCCGGATACAAGGCCATCTTCCTCTCGGTCGACACCCCCCTGCTGGGTCGTCGATTGAACGAGTACAGGAACAACTTCTGTCTCCCTGACGGCGTCGGGTGGCCGAACCTGTTGTCCGATGGGAAGAGCGAGCTGAGTGGCGAGACGAACGACGGTCATCTTACAAGCCGACATGATTTTG ACCCGTCTCTGGATTGGGACTCGGCGATTCCTTGGCTCAAGAAGCACACAAAGCTTCAGCTGTGGCTCAAAGGCG TATACACTCCCGACGACGTTGCTCTCGCAATAAGacacggcctcgacggtgTAATAATCTCGAACCACGGCGGCCGACAATTGGACGGCGTGCCCGCAACACTTGACGTCTTGCGACTCTGTGCACCAGTCGCGGCCGGAAAGATTCCcatcgccgttgacggcggcatccGGCGCGGCACCGACATCTTCAAAGCGCTTGCCCTCGGCGCATCACACTGCTTTGTGGGAAGGATCCCCATCTGGGGACTAGCG TACAATGGGCAGGAAGGTGTCGAGCTCGCTCTCAAGATTCTTCAGTACGAATTCAAGGTCACCATGGCACTTGCAGG GGGGCATGTAGCATATCTGAATGGCAATGGGGTGTTGGCGAAGCTCTGA
- a CDS encoding Ankyrin repeat-containing protein: MAELVGTIVGVVSLGLQVCSGINVYLGGIQGRKEDIASTVRHCKTTEILLKQTESIRGRLASLPSANTAALQENISAANTELSLLEAYVKKIRIEAPPVSSKSVVAKFKEQEKRLLYPFRRDHLNLLDSRLERANEALQGALHLAGLEVSFDSNDSLRGMETTLGTLAQGFSETSVEMRTSIVELRETTMLSRQDNQAIMEGIAELASMMSALSSSGAGALLPRMVSKPDTLKRTILSASTPNRTAVATPAESHDTGNTNSAQLSS; this comes from the exons ATGGCCGAATTAGTGGGAACCATCGTGGGCGTGGTGTCGCTGGGGCTGCAAGTATGTTCCGGCATCAACGTCTACCTCGGCGGGATCCAAGGTCGCAAAGAAGACATCGCATCCACCGTTCGACACTGCAAGACCACCGAGATTCTGCTGAAGCAGACGGAATCCATCCGCGGACGACTCGCCTCGTTACCTAGTGCGAACACGGCAGCACTTCAGGAGAACATTTCAGCGGCAAACACCGAGCTGTCACTTCTGGAAGCGTACGTGAAGAAGATCCGCATTGAAGCGCCTCCGGTATCGTCCAAGTCTGTCGTGGCGAAGTTCAAAGAACAGGAGAAGAGGCTGCTCTACCCCTTCCGCAGGGATCACCTGAATCTCCTTGACAGCCGACTGGAGAGGGCGAACGAGGCGCTGCAAGGTGCCCTGCATCTTGCCGGACT CGAGGTATCGTTCGACAGCAACGACTCCCTCCGAGGGATGGAGACGACCCTGGGCACACTAGCACAGGGATTCTCCGAGACGAGCGTGGAGATGCGAACTTCCATCGTGGAGCTGAGGGAAACAACCATGCTGTCACGGCAAGACAACCAGGCCATCATGGAGGGCATCGCTGAACTGGCCTCCATGATGAGCGCATTGTCTTCTTCCGGCGCGGGAGCGCTTTTGCCAAGAATGGTGTCGAAGCCGGACACGCTGAAGAGG ACGATACTCTCAGCATCTACCCCGAATCGTACTGCCGTTGCAACGCCCGCCGAGTCACACGACACAGGAAACACCAATTCGGCCCAGCTTTCATCTTGA
- a CDS encoding RNA recognition domain-containing protein, with protein MATTEAEKPSKRPETEDATSQSPESKKRKSVAVDEIEVDLEAPEPPSKRAKRLLKKGKKLPPKVDSDDEREAKKKEKEEKEQAVKARSEHGVWIGNLPFFVTADELRKWLIANSGEMITEESITRLHLPTTKQAGRDKPSNKGFAYVDFNDVAPKVAAIALTEAELGHRKLLIKDSKSFEGRPKKEEETAAAAAAAAKEEVPKSSKIFIGNLSFKTTDDDVWQHFEKCGQIDWVKVATFEDTGKCKGYGWVKFREPESAGWAVKGFVKIKEEIETEDDFVEAPKDKDGDEDMEEAEGDDDAAKEKKGAAAEEPRFKMRKWWVNKLLGRMLKIELAEDDQTRYKKRFGKDAPKRQQQQNGEGAEGADGAEGAPAEERKPRAPRPPRTEKPKPAAGELKAQDDILVARLTGAAAKHTGTKITFD; from the coding sequence ATGGCCACCACCGAAGCAGAGAAGCCCTCTAAGAGGCCCGAGACCGAAGATGCGACATCACAATCCCCCGAgtccaagaagcgcaagtcggtcgccgtcgacgagatcgaggtcgacctcgaggccccAGAGCCACCCTCGAAGCGCGCCAAGCGTCTgctgaagaagggcaagaagctgCCCCCCAAGGTCGACAGCGACGATGAGAGGGAGGCCaaaaagaaggagaaggaggagaaggagcaggccgtcaaggcccGCTCCGAGCACGGCGTGTGGATCGGCAACCTGCCTTTcttcgtcaccgccgacgagctgcgcAAGTGGCTCATCGCTAACTCGGGCGAGATGATCACCGAAGAGTCTATCACGAGGCTGCACTTGCCCACCACCAAGCAGGCTGGCCGCGACAAGCCCTCCAATAAGGGCTTCGCCTACGTCGACTTCAACGATGTCGCGCCCAAGGTCGCCGCCATTGCCctgaccgaggccgagctgggcCACCGCAAGCTCTTGATCAAGGACTCCAAGTCGTTCGAGGGCCGgccgaagaaggaggaggagacggccgccgccgctgccgctgcagccaaggaggaggtgcCCAAGAGCAGCAAGATCTTCATCGGCAACCTCAGCTTCAAGACgactgacgacgacgtgTGGCAACATTTCGAAAAGTGCGGGCAGATCGACTGGGTTAAGGTCGCGACGTTCGAGGACACGGGCAAATGCAAGGGCTATGGCTGGGTCAAGTTCCGCGAGCCCGAGTCGGCCGGCTGGGCCGTCAAAGGCTTCGTCAAGATTAAGGAGGAGATTGAGACCGAAGACGACTTCGTCGAGGCccccaaggacaaggacggcgacgaagatatggaggaggccgagggagacgacgatgcggcgaaggagaagaagggggccgccgccgaggagccGCGGTTCAAGATGAGGAAGTGGTGGGTCAACAAGCTGCTCGGCCGCATGCTGAAgatcgagctcgccgaggacgaccaGACGCGGTACAAGAAGCGCTTCGGCAAGGACGCGCCTAAGAggcaacagcagcagaatGGAGAGGGTGCCGAaggtgccgacggcgccgagggtgcgccggcggaggagaggaagCCGAGGGCGCCCCGTCCCCCGAGGACAGagaagccgaagccggcggcgggcgagctCAAGGCGCAGGACGACATCTTGGTCGCGAGATTgacgggcgcggcggcgaagcaTACGGGTACCAAGATTACGTTTGACTAG
- a CDS encoding Tethering factor for nuclear proteasome STS1 — protein MATTSRKRKADEDGDEMSLSPRSSPSASSRQLQRPSKKVRSNELVGRPLSLPRMLETLDPTAVRALLVRICERHPEIGQEVISSAPRPTVAAAHGVLQEYQEKMKAAIPYGETSADYTYYRVKAPLTALIDALLDFTPQYLPPNETQTTVSLQYLDGATKIIHALPDWEPQQYRHHKENAYDEISKAWALVINEAAKRGGGLSLHTGGWDQTLAKHHEISGGRMGTAMNSMATSVSWMAHGGSSNGQQPGNPSSDPNSILNQLMSGTYGAPVRVGPW, from the coding sequence ATGGCCACCACAAGCCGCAAACGCAAGGctgacgaggatggcgacgagaTGTCGTTGTCCCCCCGAAGTTCCCCATCCGCCTCATCGAGACAACTGCAGCGCCCCTCAAAAAAGGTTCGCTCCAACGAGCTGGTCGGCCGACCGCTGTCGCTTCCCCGGATGCTGGAAACCCTGGACCCGACAGCCGTACGAGCCCTCCTCGTGCGAATCTGCGAGCGACACCCGGAAATCGGCCAGGAAGTGATCAGCAGCGCCCCTCGCCCGACCGTCGCTGCCGCACACGGCGTCTTGCAGGAGTATcaggagaagatgaaggcCGCCATTCCCTACGGCGAAACTAGTGCCGACTACACATACTACCGCGTCAAGGCCCCCCTGACGGCcctcatcgacgccctcctcgatTTCACCCCCCAGTACCTCCCGCCAAACGAAACCCAAACCACCGTCTCGCTGCAATATCTGGACGGTGCTACCAAGATCATCCACGCTCTCCCCGACTGGGAGCCCCAGCAGTACCGACACCACAAGGAGAATGCATACGACGAGATCTCCAAGGCCTGGGCCTTGGTCATCAATGAGGCGGCCAAGCGTGGCGGCGGTCTGAGTCTGCACACGGGAGGATGGGACCAGACCCTGGCGAAACACCACGAGATCTCAGGCGGACGTATGGGCACGGCTATGAACTCGATGGCCACGAGTGTCAGCTGGATGGCACATGGGGGCTCCTCGAACGGACAGCAGCCTGGAAACCCATCGTCGGATCCGAACTCGATTCTCAACCAGCTCATGTCCGGCACGTACGGTGCACCCGTGCGTGTCGGGCCTTGGTAG
- a CDS encoding Recombination protein rad52, with protein sequence MPAPGDQHGIVANPFEEPQKRMSEYTAQEIATLQSRLEKQLGPEYISARAGPSGQKVHYIAAEKCIALANEVFGFNGWSSSIQNIQVDFVDEHPQTMKISLGLSVIVRVTLRDGTFHEDIGYGHIENCKGKAAAFEKAKKEGTTDALKRALRNFGNVLGNCIYDKDYLSKVTKMKVAPTKFNETELHRHSDFAIKKEEGKALPPPPVKLETAESIEDLLEDFDEADFAVVESDHPDEVVLPPVANGVSNDRAASVAPAPVPNHMQAPSRQMGRSTSTGSLRAPQTPNQAQSRQGPPTGYGNRPQAPNQPRAPTNPLAPSAPSAPQANGNMTTPGQAGNAAEPVGFFSARAVQQIPESALQGNNADAPLLLPAGQQAFNPKAESPSIRKTPGIDHSVSKPLARSGQHVPPTPSQQPSASGFTPVRPGNAGPGGGTGAPHLQLSQSRRIGAPGGAGSPLANRGSYRPPTMKRPLQQDGAVRPALVDVSNNGAAGNAPGGMGVDPKRQKMT encoded by the exons ATGCCCGC CCCGGGCGATCAAcacggcatcgtcgccaatCCTTTCGAGGAGCCGCAGAAGCGGATGAGCGAATACACAGCCCAAGAAATCGCTACATTGCAAAGCCGTCTCGAGAAACAGCTGGGCCCCGAGTACATATCCGCACGCGCCGGGCCGTCGGGCCAGAAGGTCCACtacatcgccgccgagaagtgCATCGCCCTCGCGAACGAGGTATTCGGCTTCAATGGCTGGTCCTCGTCCATCCAGAACATCCAGGTCgacttcgtcgacgagcaccCGCAGACCATGAAGATCAGCCTGGGCCTGTCCGTCATCGTCCGCGTGACCCTGCGCGACGGCACCTTCCACGAGGACATTGGCTACGGCCACATCGAGAATTGCAAGGGCAAGGCGGCCGCCTTCgaaaaggccaagaaggagggcaCCACCGACGCCCTGAAGAGAGCTCTGAGAAACTTTGGCAACGTGCTGGGCAATTGCATCTACGACAAGGACTACCTCTCCAAGGTGACCAAAATGAAGGTCGCCCCAACAAAATTCAACGAGACCGAGCTGCACAGACACTCTGATTTCGCTATCaagaaagaggagggaaaagctctcccgccgccaccggtcAAGCTGgagacggccgagtcgaTTGAGGACCTCCTTGAAG ACTTTGATGAAGCAGActttgccgtcgtcgagagcgACCATCCGGATGAGGTTGTGCTTCCTCCTGTAGCGAATGGCGTTTCCAACGATAGAGCCGCGAGTGTTGCGCCAGCACCCGTCCCGAATCACATGCAAGCTCCCTCTCGGCAAATGGGTAGAAGCACATCTACAGGAAGCCTACGAGCACCTCAGACGCCAAACCAAGCACAATCACGACAAGGCCCGCCAACAGGCTACGGCAACAGGCCACAAGCACCAAACCAACCTCGCGCACCCACAAACCCCTTAGCCCCGTCCGCGCCGTCCGCTCCTCAAGCCAATGGGAATATGACCACGCCAGGGCAAGCtggcaacgccgccgagcctgttggcttcttctccgcaCGTGCTGTACAGCAAATTCCAGAATCTGCTCTGCAGGGGAACAACGCTGACGCGCCTCTTCTCCTGCCAGCCGGGCAACAAGCCTTCAATCCAAAGGCAGAGAGCCCATCCATACGAAAGACCCCCGGCATAGATCATTCAGTCTCGAAGCCCCTTGCTAGATCCGGTCAGCACGTTCCGCCAACTCCGTCGCAGCAgccgtcggcatcgggcTTCACGCCAGTCAGACCGGGCAACGCCGGCCCCGGAGGGGGAACCGGGGCGCCGCACCTGCAGCTCAGCCAGAGTCGACGGATCGGGGCTCCCGGGGGCGCTGGTAGTCCCTTGGCCAACCGGGGTTCCTATCGGCCGCCGACCATGAAGCGCCCGCTGCAGCAAGACGGTGCCGTAAGGCCAGCGCTGGTCGATGTGTCGAACAATGGGGCGGCGGGCAACGCCCCTGGCGGCATGGGGGTGGATCCAAAACGTCAGAAGATGACATGA
- a CDS encoding DnaJ domain-containing protein codes for MLLRRLQPAAAARPLRSGAFPISAPCPANRHLPRAHSPAAAAAPFTTSRALRDDDASANHYDTLKVAHDASPSDIKKSFYALSKTHHPDHNRNDPHASRKFHAIAEAYSVLGTPAKRAAYDRSLPSSSSAHGHRRGSYHSTGPAGGRPASGLSRRRTTFRGPPPSFYRSGGWGAQSAKRREAHEGGGGGGDGTGTAQAQPGMGPGQDPYGHTRSPKVPHFDSETHTQTQSRQDSRRAYRIMGTEVPNGPQETSVGAFLVVSGILFFSFFIPYLAVGGWSRKKKDGKS; via the exons ATGCTCCTCCGCCGGCTCCAACCCGCAGCGGCCGCCCGTCCCCTCCGCTCCGGCGCATTCCCAATATCGGCCCCATGCCCGGCGAACCGGCACCTCCCCCGAGCTCATagtcccgccgccgccgccgcgcccttCACCACATCCCGTGCGCTGCGAGATGACGACGCTTCCGCGAACCACTACGACACCCTCAAGGTCGCCCACGACGCCTCGCCCTCTGACATAAAGAA GTCCTTCTACGCTCTCTCCAAAACCCACCACCCAGACCACAACCGCAACGACCCGCACGCCTCCCGCAAGTTCCACGCCATAGCAGAGGCCTACTCCGTCCTCGGCACACCCGCGAAACGCGCCGCCTACGAccgctccctcccctcctcctcctccgcacacggccaccgccgcgGCTCCTACCACAGCACAGGCCCCGCGGGCGGCCGCCCCGCCTCGGGCCTGTCGCGGCGCAGGACCACCTTCCGCGGCCCGCCGCCCAGCTTCTACCGGTCCGGGGGATGGGGCGCCCAgtcggcgaagaggagggaggcgcacgagggcggcggcggcggcggcgacgggacGGGCACGGCGCAGGCCCAGCCCGGCATGGGCCCAGGGCAGGACCCCTACGGCCACACGAGGTCGCCCAAGGTGCCGCACTTCGATTCCGAGACGCACACCCAGACGCAGTCGAGGCAAGATTCGCGGCGAGCGTACAGGATCATGGGCACCGAGGTTCCGAATGGGCCACAGGAGACGTCAGTGGGCGCCTTCTTGGTGGTTAGCGgcatcctcttcttttccttttttaTTCCATACCTGGCCGTGGGCGGATGGAGCCGCAAAAAGAAAGACGGCAAATCATAG
- a CDS encoding mitochondrial outer membrane protein porin, translating to MSVPNFGDIAKSANDLLNKDFYHLSATTFELKSNTPNNVAFKVTGKTSHEKTTAGAIEGKYSDKATGTATTAHRLKRLHFSLGRLNGLCFGIPVYFAAGWTPGNAYLLTFYRRAGLTLTQTWNTAAALDTKVELADSLAKGLKAEGVFSFLPSAGEKAASKKGAKFNLTFKQSNFHSRAFFDLLKGPTANIDAVVGHEGFLAGASAGYDVQKASVTGYAAAVGYQAPTYSAAITASDNLSLFAASYYHKVNSQVEAGAKATWNSKAGNNVGLEVASKYRIDPVSFAKFKVNNNGVAALGYNVLLREGVTLGLGASFDTQKLDQATHKLGASFTFEG from the exons ATGTCTGTTCCTAACTTCGGAGACATCGCCAAGTCGGCCAACGAC CTCCTCAACAAGGACTTCTACCACCTCTCTGCCACCACCTTCGAGCTCAAGAGCAACACCCCCAACAACGTTGCCTTCAAGGTCACCGGCAAGACCTCCCACGAGAAGACCACCGCTGGAGCT ATCGAGGGCAAATACTCCGACAAGGCTACCGGTACAGCAACCACCGCCCATCGTTTAAAACGCTTGCATTTCAGTCTCGGCCGACTTAACGGATTGTGTTTCGGCATTCCGGTCTATTTCGCCGCAGGCTGGACGCCTGGAAATGCATATTTGCTAACATTCTACCGTCGTGCAGGCCTCACCCTTACCCAGACATGGAACACCGCTGCTGCCCTTGACACCaaggtcgagctcgccgacaGCCTTGCCAAGGGCCTGAAGGCCGAGGGTGTCTTCTCCTTCCTGCCCTCCGCCGGCGAGAAGGCCGCCTCCAAGAAGGGCGCCAAGTTCAACCTTACCTTCAAGCAGAGCAACTTCCACAGCCGCGCTTTCTTCGACCTCCTGAAGGGCCCCACCGCCaacatcgacgccgtcgttGGCCATGAGGGTTTCCTTGCCGGTGCCTCTGCTGGCTACGACGTCCAGAAGGCCTCCGTCACTGgctacgccgccgccgtcggctaCCAGGCCCCCACCTACAGCGCTGCCATCACCGCCAGCGACAACCTCAGCCTCTTCGCTGCCTCCTACTACCACAAGGTGAACAGccaggttgaggctggtgcCAAGGCCACCTGGAACTCCAAGGCCGGCAACAATGTCGGTCTTGAGGTCGCCAGCAAGTACCGCATCGACCCCGTCTCCTTCGCCAAG TTCAAGGTCAACAACAACGGTGTTGCCGCCCTTGGCTACAacgtcctcctccgcgagGGTGTTACCCTGGGTCTTGGTGCCTCCTTTGATACCCAGAAGCTCGACCAGGCCACCCACAAGCTTGGCGCCAGCTTCACCTTCGAGGGCTAA